The Sneathiella sp. P13V-1 genome includes a window with the following:
- a CDS encoding M23 family metallopeptidase has translation MRSKIKQTSSYRFIIPLVTIIGGASIGGMIAYSFLPDEEPDISQARDASTVAEDVSSPEPQSAQAPKAEIQLASLSEEVITEEVTKTVSVGKGDTLMKLLTRSGANTQDSYDAIVALSEKYNPRQLKIGQDVKLSFLKEDRPVANGREETFQLVSVSLKEDVDREVAAIRQDDGFSVKETVIELEKKMARAGGTIENSLFLSAAQSGLPTRVTLELIRIFSFDVDFQREIQAGDKFEVYFERFVDENGTALKEGRILWASLTLSGDEISLYRFKTKDDGFTDYYGPNGQSVRKTLMRTPIDGARLTSRFGKRKHPILGYTKMHRGADFGAPRGTPIMAAGNGVVEMAARNGAYGNYVRIRHTSEYKTAYAHMKGYAKGIRKGARVKQGQIIGYVGTTGRSTGPHLHYEVLKSGRQINPLSVKLPAGRKLKGKMMNAFKSHMKQMNKDIAALPMLNKVASLEEKPQN, from the coding sequence AACATCTTCATATAGGTTTATCATACCCCTTGTGACCATCATTGGCGGGGCCTCTATCGGAGGGATGATTGCTTATTCCTTCCTTCCAGACGAAGAACCTGACATTTCTCAAGCAAGAGATGCAAGCACGGTTGCTGAGGACGTAAGTTCACCAGAACCTCAATCTGCACAGGCACCCAAAGCAGAGATTCAACTGGCATCGCTTTCGGAAGAAGTCATAACAGAAGAAGTCACCAAGACGGTTTCCGTTGGCAAAGGTGACACTCTAATGAAACTCCTCACCCGATCTGGTGCCAACACACAAGATAGCTACGATGCGATCGTGGCGTTATCTGAAAAGTACAATCCACGACAACTGAAAATCGGGCAGGACGTCAAGCTCTCCTTTTTAAAAGAAGACCGGCCTGTTGCAAACGGCAGGGAAGAGACGTTCCAATTAGTGAGTGTTTCTTTGAAGGAAGATGTGGACAGAGAAGTAGCCGCAATCAGGCAGGATGATGGCTTCTCGGTCAAAGAGACTGTCATTGAACTTGAAAAGAAGATGGCTCGGGCCGGTGGCACAATTGAAAACTCTTTATTCCTATCCGCTGCCCAATCCGGTCTTCCAACTCGGGTTACCCTTGAGCTTATTCGTATCTTCAGTTTTGACGTTGATTTCCAGCGCGAGATACAGGCTGGTGACAAATTTGAAGTCTATTTCGAACGCTTTGTAGATGAAAATGGCACGGCGCTAAAAGAAGGGCGTATCTTATGGGCTTCCCTCACCCTAAGTGGTGATGAAATTTCCCTGTATCGTTTCAAAACCAAAGATGATGGTTTTACAGATTATTACGGGCCTAACGGTCAAAGTGTTCGAAAAACGCTGATGCGGACCCCTATTGATGGTGCCCGCCTGACGTCTCGGTTTGGAAAACGTAAACATCCAATCCTCGGCTATACCAAAATGCATCGCGGCGCTGACTTCGGCGCCCCTCGCGGCACGCCAATTATGGCAGCCGGTAACGGTGTCGTAGAAATGGCGGCCCGAAATGGTGCTTACGGCAACTATGTTCGCATCCGCCATACCAGCGAGTACAAAACAGCCTACGCCCATATGAAGGGATATGCGAAAGGCATCCGAAAGGGAGCGCGTGTCAAACAGGGCCAGATCATTGGTTATGTGGGCACTACCGGCCGGTCAACCGGCCCCCATCTTCATTATGAAGTACTTAAAAGCGGACGTCAGATTAACCCATTATCCGTGAAGCTACCGGCTGGACGAAAACTGAAGGGTAAAATGATGAACGCCTTCAAATCTCATATGAAGCAAATGAATAAGGATATCGCAGCACTTCCCATGCTGAACAAGGTAGCGAGCCTGGAAGAAAAACCACAGAACTAG